A section of the Arcobacter roscoffensis genome encodes:
- a CDS encoding phenol hydroxylase subunit P4, giving the protein MAIVSKGEYPVIMMDSVDKFHGNQLVYVGWDKHKLINSAMAFPLPPQMPFKALVHEVMPGCYKDHPDFEKVVWDDSVIWRLNGEEFTPDFEKSLEDNGIDHKSLVRFETPNLTGINGVGM; this is encoded by the coding sequence ATGGCAATCGTAAGTAAAGGTGAATATCCAGTAATTATGATGGATAGTGTAGATAAGTTTCATGGTAACCAATTAGTATATGTAGGTTGGGATAAACATAAGTTAATCAATTCAGCGATGGCTTTTCCTTTACCACCACAAATGCCTTTTAAGGCATTAGTGCATGAAGTAATGCCAGGTTGTTATAAAGATCATCCAGATTTTGAAAAAGTAGTTTGGGATGATTCTGTTATTTGGAGATTAAACGGTGAAGAGTTTACTCCTGATTTTGAAAAATCTCTTGAAGATAATGGAATTGATCATAAATCATTAGTTAGATTTGAAACACCAAATCTAACAGGAATTAACGGAGTAGGAATGTGA
- a CDS encoding aromatic/alkene/methane monooxygenase hydroxylase/oxygenase subunit alpha, whose product MTMSTQKRKKRLNMKDKYKYMTRLGWETTYQDMDDVFPEDKFEGIKIHDWEAWEDPFRMTMDAYWKYQGEKDKKLYVIIDAFAQNNGQKNISDARYVSALKLFLTGVSPLEYQAHRGFANIARAFRGDGPRVACQMQAIDELRHVQTQIHTLSHYNKYFNGFSEWAHWHDNVWYLSVPKSFFDDARAAGPFEFIIAIGFSFEYVLTNLLFVPFMSGAAYNGDMATVTFGFSAQSDEARHMTLGLQAIKFLLEQDPANVPIVQKWIDKWTWRGYKVLGLVSAMMDYMLPDSPQSWKEAWELYFEQNTVALFKDLERYGITVPDCAATIKAEKDHISHQVWMTLYTHNAAAPFHTWIPDEKKMDWLSEKYPETFDKYYRPVYEHWNKLEKEGKRYYSEMLPQLCQTCQLPMLATEVEKGEPTQIAHRHTMYNNERFHFCSDHCQDIFENEPEKYIQSWLPVHQIFQGNCGGATLPEVLKWYKVEFGQDNLDYVGSQDQKMWKEWKGEA is encoded by the coding sequence ATGACTATGAGTACACAAAAAAGAAAAAAACGTCTAAATATGAAAGACAAATATAAGTATATGACAAGACTTGGTTGGGAAACTACATATCAAGATATGGATGATGTTTTCCCTGAAGATAAATTTGAGGGTATAAAAATTCATGATTGGGAAGCTTGGGAAGATCCATTTAGAATGACAATGGATGCTTATTGGAAATACCAAGGTGAAAAAGATAAGAAACTATATGTAATTATTGATGCTTTTGCTCAAAATAATGGACAAAAAAATATTTCAGATGCAAGATATGTATCAGCATTAAAACTGTTTTTAACAGGTGTTTCACCTTTAGAATATCAAGCACATAGAGGTTTTGCAAATATTGCAAGAGCTTTTAGAGGTGATGGTCCAAGAGTTGCATGTCAAATGCAAGCAATTGATGAGTTAAGACATGTTCAAACACAAATTCATACTTTAAGCCACTATAACAAATACTTTAATGGTTTCTCTGAGTGGGCACATTGGCATGATAATGTATGGTATTTATCTGTTCCTAAATCATTCTTTGATGATGCAAGAGCAGCAGGACCTTTTGAGTTTATTATTGCTATTGGATTCTCATTTGAGTATGTATTAACAAATCTTTTATTTGTACCATTTATGAGTGGTGCTGCTTATAATGGAGATATGGCAACAGTTACATTTGGATTCTCAGCTCAAAGTGATGAGGCAAGACATATGACTTTAGGTTTACAAGCTATCAAGTTCTTATTAGAGCAAGACCCTGCAAATGTTCCTATTGTTCAAAAGTGGATTGATAAGTGGACTTGGAGAGGTTATAAAGTTTTAGGACTAGTATCTGCAATGATGGATTATATGTTACCTGATTCACCACAGTCTTGGAAGGAAGCTTGGGAGTTATATTTTGAGCAAAATACAGTTGCATTATTTAAAGATTTAGAAAGATATGGAATTACAGTTCCAGATTGTGCTGCAACAATAAAAGCTGAAAAAGATCATATTTCTCATCAAGTTTGGATGACATTATATACTCATAATGCAGCAGCACCTTTCCATACGTGGATTCCAGATGAGAAAAAAATGGATTGGTTAAGTGAAAAGTATCCTGAGACTTTCGATAAATATTACAGACCAGTTTATGAACACTGGAATAAGTTAGAAAAAGAAGGTAAGAGATACTATTCTGAAATGCTTCCTCAGTTATGTCAAACTTGTCAATTACCAATGTTAGCAACAGAAGTTGAAAAAGGTGAACCAACACAAATTGCCCATAGACATACTATGTACAATAATGAGAGATTCCATTTCTGTTCAGATCATTGTCAAGATATTTTTGAAAACGAACCTGAAAAGTATATTCAATCTTGGTTACCAGTTCATCAAATCTTCCAAGGAAACTGTGGAGGTGCAACACTTCCAGAAGTACTTAAATGGTATAAGGTTGAATTTGGACAAGATAATCTTGATTATGTAGGTTCTCAGGATCAAAAAATGTGGAAAGAATGGAAGGGAGAAGCATAA
- a CDS encoding MmoB/DmpM family protein: MSKVFLALQAVDETRAIIEAIQEDNENVEVEPQPAMVKISAEKKMVINAQTVSDKLGRDWDPQELQLVLISLAGNVDEDYDHFTIYWEN, translated from the coding sequence ATGTCAAAGGTATTTTTAGCACTTCAAGCAGTAGATGAAACAAGAGCTATTATTGAAGCTATACAAGAAGATAATGAAAATGTTGAGGTTGAACCACAGCCTGCCATGGTAAAAATCTCAGCTGAGAAAAAAATGGTAATTAATGCTCAAACTGTATCTGACAAATTAGGTAGAGATTGGGATCCACAAGAGTTACAGTTAGTTTTAATTTCACTAGCTGGAAATGTTGATGAAGATTATGACCACTTTACAATTTATTGGGAAAATTAG